The Astatotilapia calliptera chromosome 19, fAstCal1.2, whole genome shotgun sequence DNA segment AAGTCACCGCCCTGATTAATGCAGTATTGTCTGCTCTCCGTCCAGTTCTTTCTGGAGTTTATTTCATGGtgagaaaaataataacagGATGTTTTAAGAAGGAGCCATCCTGTTGGGCATCTGCCGCAGGTTTCCTCTGTTCCAAGAGAGATCGAACAACCATTTACTATCTCACAATAAGCCGTGCAGATTCACAGCATGCTGCATGTTCACAAAGACGGGTTGGAGGCTGAACTTACCTAAGAGAGTTTTATTTGTCTGGAGATTTGATTTCGCTGCATTTAGTGTCTCAATTTGTCGCTGAAGCAAATCATTTTCGACCTTCAACTGCTTCACCTGGAGCTTTAGCTGCACGTGGTTGGTGCGCTCTTTCACCAGTTTTGCCTGGGCCTCCAGCCTCTCTTTGATGATACCACTGTGGTTGCGGAGATGGTTCATTTCAATCAACAAGGGTGAAACAGATGAATCTGAAACCTGAAAGTCTTTGGCTTTGACACCTGAAAGATAAGAAAGGAAAAGAGGGTCAATATAAAAGATTGCTCTAATCACAGTGATGTCAGCCATTGGTTTGTGATCTTCAGTTTTCCAGATGTCATGTTGGCTCCACATATTTGTTTCAAAGTAGATTTGTTAGCGTATTGCATCTATAGACAGTATGAGTGCTTGTCACAGACACAGATACCagctaatatatacaaataactATACAAAGAACTACATTCACCGAAAGGTCCAGTGACTGGAATTGAGCTCAGGTTGTTGACTATGGCTGAGTGAAAAACCTTGCCAGCAGATTGCTTTGATTACCTCTAATTTGTATGAAAGACACTATTGTACACACAAACAGTAACCATTTACTCTTCTAGGTGCAGTGTGCCAAAACGCAGAAACAGACGACAtttgctttcaaagtaaaagttgtgcggCAACTAACACATTTCTCCAGGCAGAAGTTTTGATTTGAAGGCAAACGATTTTCATTTAGttgcacttttcacagtttaataCTGCTCGGTAAGTAATTAGTGAGGGTTAGCAGACAAGTTAGCATCTTCCATGCATACTACTAGCAAAACTTGCAACCATGTAGCGACCAAAGCAACTGCAAAGCAACACATACCTGTTTCATGATAGTGAAAATGGCATATACCAACATAAACCGCAAATGCTGTGCTTGTAATGTGTCCAAAATGAAACATTACAAATACAGTATTATTCTTGAGTGTGGCTCTGTGTCATTTGGCACGCTGAAAACATTAAGAAACTCTGGTCTAGAAATAAACTCTAATCAATCAGATATTCATATATGTAAAAGTAAATTATATGAATTTCTGCAGTTTCATACCATCGTTCGTACTTGGTTCTACTACTTTGTGCGATTAATATCATACAGAACAAGGATTATACTTCAGATTAAGGAGTTTCTTATTGACTCTCATACTTACAATAGATCCCAGTGACAACAGCAGCTATCAGCAGAACAGCATTCAGCAGGCTCAGACTCAGTATAACCAGTCGGTGGTGTGGAAACGCAGGTCTGCTTCCATCTGCAAACAGACCTTGAAAATGTTCCTCTCAGTTAAAAAtcctaataaaatattttgtcttcAGTAAATCAAATAAATTTATAATGGGGACTTTCCTAATAGGTGACAGAGCAATCTGCTATGTGGTTTAGTTTTAAACAATGTAACACACTTATTACAAATGTTTTACATGTATCTGAAACCAAAATGAGTAAACGAGTGAAAGCTCCACGAGGTCAGATTTCACAAGGAGGGAGTAAAGTGGTGGtataaaaaaaagcagaaaagaaacTGCTCGGAATTTGATTGTAAAGTGAGCTGTACCTTGTCGAAATCTTTGACGGTGAGAGACTGAATGGCCATCTGTGCTGAAATCTTGAGAAATCTTTTCAAATGTCATCTTCTCCTCAGGCACCGACGGTAATTGTGAGTTCTTGACTGGTGCAGGTAGCGCTTATTGATCTGTTTGTCTCTCCTGGTTGTACCAGCGataaggtgtgtgtgtctatgtgtgtgtgcgtttgaacCCTGGTCTGCATGTTGAGGTAATGCCTTTTACAAGAATGAGATAATATCGCTCTAACGTTTGAAAAACATTAGCATACTGTGTAATAATACTGTGACTGATGCTGCACATGTAAACTTGTTTTCAGACTGCTGggtaattgattgattgattgaatctttattttgaacatgttgaaaaagtataaaaaaatagaattaaaagagacaaatgaacaaagcaaacaaaaggaaaacgagcaaccacaactccaaataacgtccatgttcaaaaaggagcaggaagaagcataagctgctgggtaattacatttttgttcaAAATCTTCCTAGATTATTAAATAtacaattaattaaaattttgcTAATatccttttgttcttttgagGAAGCACATTTATAATATTATATGTCACATTTATGGACAGCAGCTAGTTAGCCTAGCTTatcacaaaaacaggaaacacccaGCCTAGCTTTCTGTGACTAAACAAAATCCACTTAATGCTCATTCAGAAATGATTCATTAGCTCAGTCAGTTTCTTACAATCCCAATAATGCTGTGAGGAACATTTGGGAGGAACATCTGGTTATCAATCAATCCAAAATACTATATGATTCCTACATACTTTCTACAGCTAGAAATCACGACTAAAATATAATGAATGGCTTTGCTGTAATTTCCTTGGGCTTTTTATCATGCTCTGTAAATCCTCTCATTTCCCTCTAGACAGAGGCTGCTAAGCATTCAGATTATAAAATTTAGAAACAAAGCAATTTGTTTCAAAGTGCAGATTTTATAAAGCACTCATAAATCATTTTAACAATagacaaactttttaaaacactgcaGATTTAATTGTAAGCAGATATTTGCCCAGGGCCATTAAGATCAAACCACAGCCAATTAAATCTTAAAACAAAGACGTAACTTTCGGCTGTGGAGCTTCAGAAGTGCCTCAAAGCACAGAAAGTAGAAATAGTCCACTCAACACTGCTAACACGTTGATTACACTTTACACACATAATGATGTTAACTGCATTAAAATTAAAGTTGGGCAGATAATAAGAGTATGTTTCTTGTGAACCAAACTctaattttatttaactttcCATTTTCCTGGTGGCTCAGGATGCTTTAACAATAAATAAGGGAAATAGACACTGTAGTGTTGTGTGATGGTAATAAAGTCTACTTACCAGTGCAACTAATTAACTCAATCATTAATCCAGTCCAGAGGAAGTCCATGTAATCCCAATAACATTATGACATTTTGCTacacttttgtattttttgtgagTTACAAAATGTGAAGAACAGCTTATTATCAGTCATTCCAAGATGTCTTCTACAGCTAGTAATACAAAGTAAAATTTGATGTGTTTGTTAGTATTTTCATCTTAACCTGTATAAACTAACCTTTCCATCTGTACCAGGGATGGTAAATAATCAGGTCATTAAAACCAAGAATTCCTTTGATACCGCTAATTATACGATtcttaaaacattaataaatcatttttaacaaGTGGACTGTTCCAGATACACAGCAGTGTAGATGGTAAACAGATATAACTCCTCATTAGTGTATTTGTCAAAATATATTACTGAAGCTGGGGTataaaaaacacagtaaaacattATGTTAATGTCaaacactttaaatttgtgtatATGACATATCAAAAAACACACTACAGCATCGTCCTGTAGATGAACTGGGTTTAACTGTGTAACACAATATCTGTCAGGGTTGGTTGAAAGagaacccaaatgcaggacttttAGATGAAGAtggtgcgtttatttacagtgaagagAGCAGAAAGCAGTGCCAAcgatcacagtgtgtgtgttcttcctgcgcctgtgtttgtgtttgtcctcCTCGGTGTCCTCCACATGTTTCCGCAATCCTCCTGGAAACAAGAGACGCAACAGTGAGTACATTTTAGACCAATATCTAAGCTGCCCTTTTTTATCTAAAGTCTTGGAAAAATTTTATATGACCAATTGATCACATACTTGAATGCACAAAATGTTCAGGAGATttttcaatctggttttaaagcaATGCATAACACTGAATCAGCACTTTTAAGaatttttaatgatatatttttatcatgtgATTCTGGTGAAAGTGTCATTCTTATTTTACTCGATTTAACTGCTGCATTTGACACTGTAGACCATGAAATTTTAATCTCGCATTTGGAGCAGTGTGTCGGTATAACAGGTTCTGAAATGGTTCAGGTCTTACTTAACAAACCGAACCTTTTCAGTTCGCTTAGGAAAT contains these protein-coding regions:
- the LOC113012331 gene encoding C-type lectin domain family 4 member M-like isoform X2; the encoded protein is MTFEKISQDFSTDGHSVSHRQRFRQDGSRPAFPHHRLVILSLSLLNAVLLIAAVVTGIYCVKAKDFQVSDSSVSPLLIEMNHLRNHSGIIKERLEAQAKLVKERTNHVQLKLQVKQLKVENDLLQRQIETLNAAKSNLQTNKTLLEETCGRCPTGWLLLKTSCYYFSHHEINSRKNWTESRQYCINQGGDLLVINNLEEQLLITDNFQKVSSSGVWWQNGYWVGLTDVVTEGTWVWVNNVTEVDSMYWRSGQPDSSGEEKKNCAAFLFFTDNVKTWYNVECSSKQLNWICEMEPKQTTRGPQ
- the LOC113012331 gene encoding C-type lectin domain family 4 member M-like isoform X1; protein product: MTFEKISQDFSTDGHSVSHRQRFRQGLFADGSRPAFPHHRLVILSLSLLNAVLLIAAVVTGIYCVKAKDFQVSDSSVSPLLIEMNHLRNHSGIIKERLEAQAKLVKERTNHVQLKLQVKQLKVENDLLQRQIETLNAAKSNLQTNKTLLEETCGRCPTGWLLLKTSCYYFSHHEINSRKNWTESRQYCINQGGDLLVINNLEEQLLITDNFQKVSSSGVWWQNGYWVGLTDVVTEGTWVWVNNVTEVDSMYWRSGQPDSSGEEKKNCAAFLFFTDNVKTWYNVECSSKQLNWICEMEPKQTTRGPQ